The sequence AATCAGCCAAGTGAACTCCAAGGGTGTGTCCGCCGCGTACACTTGTTCTTCCTGAAACACACCCGTTTAAATAATTGTGATACAATCGCTGTATCCTCTGCTAGTCGTTATATACGAGGGTTAACTTAGAAAATCCCcggattatttttcttaaaaacacacaagcagagaaaagaaaggagaaatttCCAGTAAAAAAGAGAGATCGaaatagaaagaagaagaagaaatccatTTATCAATCCGTATTGTAAGTTTCTAATCCTTCCTTGagatcttcttctacttcttttttCCATTAATTTGTTTTAAATAAAACCAAGGTTTTGATTGATTCTTCTGGGTATACAGAGGCATATCAAACTTGGGTTCTTCTTTAATCTTAGAAAAGCATGATACTTGGGTCAAAATAATTACTCAAGGGTTTGGTTTTAGTTGAAAAATTGGAggggtgaaattagggttttggttttgaattactTGGGTGAAAATGAATGAAGGGTTTTGATTTAATTTAATAGAATAACAAATGGggttgaaatcagggttttggtTCTCTTGAGTATGAAATTTCCAgtgaaatcagggttttcgatTTTGGTTTCTTGAGTAGACTAGGAAAGAATTAGGGTATTAGTTTTTCTTGAATGTAGAGAATTGGGTGTTCTgttattttcttttggtcatcTGAAGCCTTATTTTAATTTGCTGTAGAAATAATCCAGTTTGATCTACTATACGCGTGTTCATAATGGCAGCAAGAACTCTTGGAATGATTCAAGATGAGAATTTGCATACTCACTTTCGAGGTATATATGTCCCTTTGCTTTTCCAAACCCACCATTGTTTTTGTAGTTTAGTGTATATTGCAATTTTTAAAGCATGTAATAGTAAGATTGAGTGATGTGTTTGTTTTTTTAGGCCCATCTCGAAAGGCATTGACCAACATTACAAACTCTTCAAAGCTATCTCCACATAAGGCGGCATCAAAGAAGAATCTGTTGAAGAAATCTGATAATACCATGGAGCAGAATGGTTTGTATATGAATCCTGGTCTCATCAATTCAAATACGAAATCAAATTTCAAAGGTATGGGTGTGACCTTGTGGGGTACTCATCGTAGTAGAGTAATGAACTTGTGTTAAATGCATTCTTTTATAGAAGAATGACTGAATTTGCTAATGATTGTGTACAGGGGATGCTGTTGGGGGGAAACTAAAAGTTCTTTCAGATGGTCAAAAGAAAGCAGGACTAGGTGGTGGTGTTAGGAAAGCACTGCGCGACATTACAAACTCGAGGAAGTTGTCTCTTAATCAGGAGCCAAAGAAGAATAATCCTAAGAAATTGAATGGCATTGCTGGAGAAAGGTTCCTACACGATCATCAGAAATGTATTAAATCACAGAATTCTGAAATGGATGGGAAGTTGCTTCTTAAAACACTTGGATTTGATGATGGTAATTGAACTTTATTGGCCTATCTAAGTATTTTAacttaattttcttttaattgtgtttttagttttcttatttaTCCGAACTTGTAATCATGCAGATTTCTCTGTGCAATGGTCTAAGCCAGGGTTAGATCCAGCTCTGTTACCACCAAAGGTACGTGGTCTTTTGATATCCGTCTCTTCCGTATTAGTCGGTTATCGGTTAATTTTTCTATGCAGATTATTAGATCCTTATTCTGAATGAAATGAAACCTTCACATGAGTTCGtagagaaaatataaaataaatttagGCCTGTGAAAAAACTAATTCCAGCGACGATTCCAGGCACAAGATGAATGGGATCTACACGTAGACCATCTCAAATTTCATTGAAAATGAGAAGTGAGACTATGCTTATCGACTTAGGTTCCCATTGGCACTAATACATACTTATGTTGTATAGCACTGAATTGTGTTTGTGCGAAAAATGAAATCTGGGGTTATTGTACTTCTCTGCGTTAACCCCTTGGGTTTGTTTTGAAACCAATACATACATATATTGTTTAGCTTTGAATTGTTGGTTCGGTTAATAGATGAAATCTACTGTTAACATTATGTTAGTCTCTACCTATCTTAAATCTGTTTTATATGAGAAGTAGGGTATGCTTGTTCACTCAGGCTTCCCTTAAAGCTCATACATAGTTACATTGTTTAGCTCTGAGTTTTGTTGGTTCAGTAAATTGATGATATCTATTGTTAAGATTATGTTAGGCAGTTAAAACTGATTTAAATGAGAAAGTAGTGTATGCACTAGACGTAGGTTTCCTATAACACAACAGCAATACTTAAACCGTACATCATTGAATTGTTGTTTCCAGGTTGATTCGTTCAGCTCTTTAATGCTTTTGGAGTATGATGAGATTCCAGAGTTACTTTATGAAGTTCGATCCCCACCGCGATGCCGAACCCCTGATCACCAGATTTCCTCTCCCTCGATGAACCGATATGCATTATCTGCTTCTCTAATGTTGCTTGGATCCCCATAACTGTTCATTTTGACAATAAGACCGAGAGATTATGAAGATCAAgtaagtattctctttcttctccCTCCCTTGAGATTCTTAATATTTTGCTTGGAACCACATTgatttttatttgcttaaatttgTTGCCAGACTTGAACATTCTTGTAGCCTTTCACTACAACATAAAGACATGGCCCAAAGTTTTCAAGGATTGTCGTTATAAGGTTGGGAATGGCAGCACAAACAAGTTGGGGAACGGCAGCAGTATCTATTGCGCGTTGTAACTCATGGAATTTCAAATACATCTCTTCTGTGTAGTACGCTACACGCCAAGGCCACAGATAGAACTTGTGATTAGTAGCCTACTTGGACATACTTAATTGCAAGGAATGAAGAGGTAATCCTTGAGTATTACTACTGCTTCACAAAATGTGTATATTAGTTACTAGCTATTCCTGATAAAGTTCTAGTATGTCTTAGCAGGAgatcaaattaggtttttggtcttTTGTTTTACTTTTGAGATTGAAACACTGAGACACTCCACTGCTCTTGGTTACCAGTTGGAATGCTATGGGCTATGGCCATGGTTTACAACTCACGAGTGTGAGACTAACTATTTGAAATTAGAACTTACAAGTGTGTGAATGTTAGCGTGAAAAATGAACCAACTGGCGAGAAAATGGGTATATTTCTCTAATAGctgacaacttttttttttctttctgtttccTCCGAGTAATACTGATTCATAATACTAATCCTCCTCCTAATTGATTTGGTTAATTACATTGTAAATTTTTGGATTACGCCATGAAATTGTTTGGCTCATTATAGTTCATCCTTTCCAAGTTTTCACACTTCAGTTGTCCTTAGCTAACATATACCTGTAGTATGTAGTGTTCTACGTACTGATTACAGTTGTTGAGTTATCCACCTCAGGACAGTAATATCTCCTCTTAATTTATCCACATGATTAGTACCACTCATCTTTTTGACACGCGGTGGATGTTTTGGCTCACTGATTTTCTATCCTGCCATCTGTTTAGACTAGAGAGTTCATTTCTGTAACAGGATTTAGTGGCTTATGAGCAATGTTGTCACATGGATTGGATCTGCTATGTGCATATATTTTCACATGGTGCATGTTAATAAAGATGTAAGCTGAAGGTTTCGCATGTTTTTAATTACAGGAGTTGCAGACAAAGATGCGAAACAAAGGAATCTGATGATGAGTTGACTAAAGCAAATTTAGAGATTGTTGCTTTTCACGATTATAGTGCCCTTAACTATACTGGTAATCATCTCTCTCTAAATTACTGTACTTCGCGAATAAAAACTAAAACTAGTAATACAGTAAATCCCATGGAATCCACAAATTTCGACATTTATGTGAGAATGTCAAGGATCAGTGCTCCATGCATTCACAACCTAGATCAGTCCAGCTCGgaaattttgttgatttttactgAATTTAGCAATTTGGATAAGATTTTATTTAGTGGAGATGTAATACAACAACTTCAGTAGTGTTAAACTAAAGGATGTAATCACACGACAAACGTCAATTTGACTTGTCTTTTCTTTACTAGGCCATAGTTGTAGATAAATCAAAGTAAAGCGTCTTTATTTTTCTCCAATTGTTTTTGTTTTCCCTTTGGCTTATGACCACTCATTTATGCGGATGAATTGGATGTGATTTGGTTGCCCCGTATTATTTTAGATGCatgttttttttattcattatatTTCTATTCAAATGATTTAACCTGTAGAGTCTCTATTAATGCTTAAAACAAAATCTAACATTAAAATATCTTTAGGGACTTTTTCTTTATTGGAAAAAAGAATAATTGGCTAACTAGATCCAAATGGAGTCTAAGTTTGAGTCTGGATTAGATGTCAACTATGAGAAAGCCTAGAAGTAGAAGCCCGTAACTTTCGTCATCAATTTTTCTTTGAACGACTCTTTTTGGTATTGGAATTTGGTGCGCATGAAAAGCCTTGCCCACAACCACTTGACTTGGCTATCTCAGGTACCTTGCTCTATAACTGTTAGAATGTGTCGAAGACAGAGGGTATATGTCTGCTGTTGGATATACAGATCATGTCCCTGGTATACATGCATAACTGACCCTCTTCCAAATATTATTACTTTAGAAATTAGATATGCACTTGGGAGTAGCCGAGAAACCCCAAAGTTTGTCATCTTCTGCAGTGCGGGAGCATGTATATGGAGCTTGGTTCAGTCATGAATTATACGCCCTAATCATTTTTTACCTGGATTCCTGAACAATTACATTGATATCTCTTACTTGTTTATACTTCTCCAATGGCTTGAACTCTGAGCTATTTATTACTTGTTTTATTATATAGCAACAGATTTCCGATACTCTGACGGGGCTTCATAATGGACAACTGTGTTTTATTCATTTAAAATGCTTTCTGTGCATCATATTCAACTCGAGCAAGTGGAACTTTATGCTAACATATTACAGTGCCCTTTTATATGCAGGCTTGGGGAAGATACTAAAAAAATATGATAAGCGAACAGGGGCTTCATTCGTTTGCCCTTCATCCAGAGGGTTTTGCAGCAGCCATTCTATACCACAGACCTGCGTTACAAACTGGTAAAGTAGCGCAAAATAATACTTGATCACCTCTTTCCCATCAACAACGAGCCATCAGTTCCAACATCTGAAATCGCCGGTACCACCCCTAATCCTGCCAGGCTGCCACAACTGTTGTTCTCACCCTCACATAGAAAGGCAAGTCATTGCTCAGAGGAATAACATTTAAAGAAAGCAAAGGTTGTCGTCACACGACAAACGTCAATTCGACTGATCTTGTTTTAGTAGgccttttttttccttcaaaaaaataaaagttttAGTAGGCCTTAAATGTGGGCaccaattgtttttgtttttcgttGGATTTTTTCCTCCGATCGCTCGTTTGTGTGGACGAATTGGATGTGATTTGGGTTGCTCCACATTATTTTAGCTGCATATTCTTTTTATTCATTGGATttcttttttgatgatttcacctGTAGAGTTTCTATTAACCCAATAATAATTGGCTTATTTAAAAACCTATATCAACTTCAACAAAATATGAGTATCATTACTTGTTACTCTAattttgaatttcatttgttcCTTTTCAGAATCCTAATTTTGTTTTGTGTTGTCTGTAATCTGTTGTGGTGATTAGTTAGCTGATGAGAATGAAAGGCTTGTTCCTGCCCACTGCCCCTACTCCTTCCACAACTGTTGTTCCTGCCCCAACAAAGAAAGATGAGTTGTTGGTCAGAGGACCAAAGGAACTGGCAACATAAGAGATGAGTACATGAAAAGTTTGTATATTAAGAGCACTTTATCGGCATTGAAAAGAAGAACAATACATCATCAGATTAAAGGTAATTATTTAATACTAATCCCCCTCCTAATTGATTTGGTTAATTACATTGTAAATTTTTTCTGTTGCAGAGATACAAAT comes from Papaver somniferum cultivar HN1 chromosome 7, ASM357369v1, whole genome shotgun sequence and encodes:
- the LOC113293813 gene encoding uncharacterized protein LOC113293813 isoform X1 yields the protein MAARTLGMIQDENLHTHFRGPSRKALTNITNSSKLSPHKAASKKNLLKKSDNTMEQNGLYMNPGLINSNTKSNFKGDAVGGKLKVLSDGQKKAGLGGGVRKALRDITNSRKLSLNQEPKKNNPKKLNGIAGERFLHDHQKCIKSQNSEMDGKLLLKTLGFDDDFSVQWSKPGLDPALLPPKVDSFSSLMLLEYDEIPELLYEVRSPPRCRTPDHQISSPSMNRYALSASLMLLGSP
- the LOC113293813 gene encoding uncharacterized protein LOC113293813 isoform X2, yielding MIQDENLHTHFRGPSRKALTNITNSSKLSPHKAASKKNLLKKSDNTMEQNGLYMNPGLINSNTKSNFKGDAVGGKLKVLSDGQKKAGLGGGVRKALRDITNSRKLSLNQEPKKNNPKKLNGIAGERFLHDHQKCIKSQNSEMDGKLLLKTLGFDDDFSVQWSKPGLDPALLPPKVDSFSSLMLLEYDEIPELLYEVRSPPRCRTPDHQISSPSMNRYALSASLMLLGSP